A stretch of Ignavibacteria bacterium DNA encodes these proteins:
- a CDS encoding flavin reductase family protein, protein MQTILPADLSHRDRHQLLLSGVSPRPIAFVTSVDTEGNVNLSPFSFFNAYASNPPIVAIGPAIAAKTGRAKHTWLNILATQECTISTVSHSMVHAMNLTAAEYPNEVDEYLKAGFTKRNSVKVTPPSVAESPYSMECRLMENIELRRDIGGNGNLMLLEVVAFHVADSALINGKVDPRALDLVGRMGGAYYTRTQDIFEATQPPHIPIGMDGLPEHIRTSPILTGNELAQLAYLPTLPMPSGSFPQFDESIRADSLDVELAMGRPDGALYVWLQNGDRSDHATLHRIAQLYIAQGKMEEAWQTLLM, encoded by the coding sequence ATGCAAACCATCCTGCCTGCCGACCTGTCCCACCGTGACAGACATCAACTGCTCCTGAGCGGTGTCTCCCCCCGCCCCATTGCCTTTGTGACCTCTGTGGATACCGAAGGCAATGTTAACCTCAGCCCCTTCTCGTTCTTTAACGCCTATGCCTCCAACCCACCGATCGTGGCCATCGGTCCGGCCATCGCCGCCAAAACGGGAAGGGCAAAACATACGTGGTTAAACATCCTGGCAACCCAAGAGTGCACGATAAGTACAGTGTCCCACTCCATGGTCCACGCCATGAACCTCACAGCGGCAGAGTATCCGAACGAGGTGGATGAATATCTCAAGGCCGGGTTTACCAAGAGAAATTCCGTGAAGGTGACTCCCCCGAGTGTTGCGGAGTCGCCTTACAGCATGGAATGTCGGCTTATGGAGAACATTGAGCTTCGCCGTGACATCGGTGGCAACGGCAATCTGATGCTCCTGGAGGTTGTTGCCTTTCATGTTGCGGATAGCGCTCTGATCAACGGGAAGGTGGACCCACGGGCCCTCGATCTCGTAGGCAGAATGGGAGGCGCATACTACACGAGGACCCAAGACATCTTTGAGGCCACACAGCCCCCTCATATTCCGATCGGGATGGACGGACTCCCTGAGCATATCAGGACAAGCCCGATCCTTACCGGGAATGAGTTAGCCCAGCTTGCCTATCTGCCCACACTTCCGATGCCGAGCGGATCATTCCCCCAATTCGATGAGTCGATCCGCGCAGATTCCCTCGACGTTGAACTTGCCATGGGTCGGCCCGATGGCGCTCTCTACGTCTGGCTCCAAAACGGCGACCGTTCAGATCATGCCACACTTCATCGCATCGCACAGCTCTACATCGCACAGGGGAAGATGGAAGAGGCGTGGCAAACGTTGTTAATGTAG
- a CDS encoding ABC transporter permease subunit, which produces MLQYIIRRILLAIPTFFGATIVVFFIVQFAPGGPYEQQLNALRKGQGAEGGGSALGAENMSIPPSQLEALQRYHQVNEPVWARYLMWLGLMPRPVNDYLAVIDTPQNVGNNFRVIVKKDASGQFAVYQASDGAPLSGWYVDPSKKENSVWVYQRGISGIFTLDFGRSERYRKPVFELISERLPVSMQFGLISFVITYVVCFYLGTQKALRHGSKFDVISSSMVFIAFSIPGWALGAVLLVLLGGGSALAWFPTGGFQSSDYESISAFEKIADRALYFVLPTIAYTLGGFASITLLMKNSLLDTLGQDFVRTAYAKGLRENRVIWMHAMRNSVIPLVASIGGIIGIFLAGNYLVEYAFNIDGIGRLSFEAIGSRDQSVFFAFAVISIIITLVGSIISDFMLALVDPRIRFS; this is translated from the coding sequence ATGCTGCAATACATCATTCGACGAATTCTGCTCGCCATTCCAACGTTCTTTGGGGCGACGATCGTGGTGTTCTTCATTGTGCAGTTCGCTCCGGGCGGACCATATGAACAACAACTCAATGCGCTTCGTAAGGGTCAAGGAGCCGAAGGTGGTGGATCCGCTCTTGGTGCCGAGAATATGTCCATACCGCCAAGTCAACTTGAGGCTTTGCAGCGGTATCACCAGGTGAATGAACCTGTATGGGCACGCTACCTCATGTGGCTTGGACTCATGCCACGTCCGGTCAACGACTACCTCGCTGTCATTGATACACCTCAGAACGTGGGGAACAATTTCCGCGTGATCGTGAAGAAGGACGCTAGTGGACAATTCGCGGTCTATCAGGCGAGTGATGGAGCCCCGTTATCTGGTTGGTATGTGGATCCATCAAAGAAGGAGAACAGCGTCTGGGTCTACCAGCGCGGCATATCTGGGATCTTCACACTTGATTTCGGTAGATCAGAGCGATATCGCAAACCGGTGTTTGAGCTCATCTCTGAGCGACTCCCGGTCTCGATGCAGTTCGGACTGATCAGTTTTGTGATCACCTACGTTGTGTGCTTCTACCTCGGAACACAAAAGGCCCTGCGTCACGGCAGTAAGTTCGATGTGATCTCATCAAGTATGGTCTTCATCGCCTTCTCCATCCCAGGATGGGCCCTTGGAGCCGTACTTCTTGTTCTTCTGGGAGGGGGCTCTGCACTTGCCTGGTTCCCAACCGGTGGTTTCCAATCAAGTGATTACGAGTCCATCTCGGCATTCGAGAAGATCGCGGACCGAGCACTGTACTTCGTCCTTCCTACCATTGCCTATACGCTTGGTGGTTTTGCATCGATCACGCTCTTGATGAAGAACTCGTTGCTCGATACACTCGGGCAGGACTTCGTTCGCACCGCTTATGCAAAGGGGCTCCGAGAGAACCGTGTGATCTGGATGCATGCCATGAGGAACTCCGTCATTCCGCTTGTTGCCTCCATCGGCGGCATCATCGGCATCTTCTTGGCCGGGAACTACCTCGTGGAGTATGCCTTCAATATCGACGGTATCGGACGGTTGTCCTTCGAAGCCATTGGGTCTCGTGATCAGAGCGTGTTCTTTGCCTTTGCTGTGATCTCGATCATCATCACGCTGGTTGGATCGATCATTTCCGACTTCATGCTTGCGCTTGTCGATCCACGTATCCGATTCTCCTGA
- a CDS encoding ABC transporter permease subunit: protein MSKANNTSKSLSINQRRWKKFKGMRRGYYSMIILLSAYALSFFLPLMVNNKALLVSYNGEWSSPAARDFFASLPLVGGFAPSSFDPAEQYGEVGNQAEANYRVLQAKWEDAGSENYVIMPLYPFGPNEDVTVGGNEKFIGPFEADGSGLLRPFGTDDVGRDVLSRMAYGFQVSMSFALLIAILEYLIGIPVGAVMGYFGGFIDLGMQRVMEIWHALPFLFLIIIIVSFVEPTFTLLVFLLVIFSWLGIATQMRAQFYRERSRDYVAAAVSIGVPTRSILIKHILPNTLVPIITFFPFALVGGISALVSLDYLGFGMPPPTPSWGQMIGVGLSNITRYWLVVVPFGAMFLTLTLVVFIGEGIREAFDPKVFSRLR from the coding sequence ATGTCAAAAGCAAACAACACATCGAAGTCGCTGTCGATCAATCAACGTCGATGGAAGAAGTTCAAAGGCATGCGTCGAGGCTATTACTCGATGATCATCCTTCTGTCGGCCTACGCACTTTCGTTCTTCCTGCCATTGATGGTGAATAACAAGGCACTCCTCGTTAGTTATAACGGCGAGTGGTCTTCACCGGCAGCGCGCGACTTCTTTGCGTCGCTTCCACTCGTTGGTGGTTTTGCCCCCTCAAGCTTTGATCCCGCAGAACAGTACGGCGAAGTAGGGAATCAAGCAGAGGCCAACTATCGCGTTCTGCAAGCAAAGTGGGAAGATGCGGGCAGTGAGAATTATGTGATCATGCCGCTCTATCCGTTCGGTCCTAATGAGGATGTGACGGTAGGGGGCAATGAGAAATTCATTGGTCCTTTTGAAGCAGATGGATCGGGATTGCTTCGTCCGTTCGGCACAGATGATGTTGGACGAGACGTTCTCTCGCGTATGGCCTATGGCTTCCAGGTGTCGATGTCCTTTGCACTGCTGATAGCTATTCTTGAGTACCTCATTGGTATTCCTGTTGGTGCAGTGATGGGATACTTCGGCGGCTTCATCGATCTTGGTATGCAGCGAGTGATGGAGATCTGGCATGCATTGCCATTCCTCTTCTTGATCATCATCATTGTGTCATTCGTGGAGCCAACGTTCACGTTGTTGGTCTTCCTCCTGGTGATCTTCTCGTGGCTTGGAATTGCCACGCAGATGCGAGCGCAGTTCTATCGTGAGCGCTCTCGCGACTACGTGGCGGCAGCCGTTTCCATCGGTGTTCCAACACGATCGATCCTCATCAAGCACATCCTTCCGAATACCCTTGTTCCGATCATTACGTTCTTCCCGTTCGCTCTGGTGGGTGGGATTAGCGCTCTTGTATCGCTCGACTATCTGGGCTTTGGTATGCCGCCCCCTACGCCATCGTGGGGTCAGATGATCGGTGTTGGACTTTCCAACATCACACGGTATTGGTTGGTAGTGGTCCCGTTCGGCGCAATGTTCCTCACACTCACACTTGTGGTGTTCATTGGCGAAGGTATTCGGGAAGCATTCGATCCGAAGGTGTTCTCGCGTCTGCGATAG
- a CDS encoding ABC transporter ATP-binding protein has product MTQEKLVEVKDLKTYFNIEGTWAKAVDGISFDIYKGEVLGIVGESGSGKSVTALSLMKLIPDPPGRIMGGEILFKGQDIVKLSYEAMYQIRGREIAMIFQEPMTSLNPVFRIGMQISEVLQAHLKISEKEATVKAIDMLRAVGIPDPEKRINDYPHQFSGGMRQRVMIAIALACNPSVLIADEPTTALDVTIQAQILDLMMELKQRRQDAAIVLITHDLAVVAEMCQRVIVMYGGKIQEVASVEELFAHPKHPYTEGLMASIPRPSMETKGRERLKAIPGNVPSIMNLPAGCKFCTRCAVKIDKCDNEEPPLREISPAHFVRCHLVEPQGGVQ; this is encoded by the coding sequence GTGACACAAGAAAAACTCGTCGAAGTCAAGGATCTCAAAACGTACTTCAATATCGAAGGCACGTGGGCAAAGGCTGTTGATGGTATCTCCTTCGATATCTACAAAGGCGAAGTGCTCGGGATCGTTGGTGAATCGGGCTCCGGGAAATCTGTGACCGCCTTGTCGCTCATGAAGCTCATCCCTGACCCGCCGGGCAGGATCATGGGTGGAGAGATCCTCTTTAAAGGGCAGGACATCGTTAAGCTGTCCTATGAGGCGATGTATCAGATCCGTGGTCGGGAGATCGCCATGATCTTCCAAGAACCGATGACGTCGCTCAATCCGGTCTTTCGGATCGGCATGCAGATCTCTGAGGTGCTGCAAGCACACTTGAAGATCTCGGAGAAAGAAGCAACGGTTAAGGCCATCGACATGCTGCGTGCTGTTGGTATCCCTGATCCGGAAAAGCGCATCAACGACTATCCGCACCAGTTCTCCGGCGGTATGCGTCAGCGTGTGATGATCGCCATTGCTCTTGCGTGTAATCCGTCGGTACTGATCGCTGATGAGCCAACAACGGCATTGGATGTAACGATCCAGGCGCAGATCCTCGACCTCATGATGGAGCTCAAGCAACGACGTCAGGATGCTGCCATTGTGCTCATCACGCACGACCTTGCAGTGGTTGCAGAGATGTGTCAGCGCGTGATCGTGATGTATGGCGGTAAGATCCAAGAAGTGGCATCTGTTGAAGAGCTCTTTGCACATCCGAAACATCCGTATACGGAAGGCTTGATGGCTTCCATCCCACGGCCGAGTATGGAAACAAAGGGTCGTGAGCGACTCAAGGCCATTCCGGGGAACGTCCCGAGCATCATGAATCTTCCTGCCGGATGCAAGTTCTGCACGCGCTGTGCAGTGAAGATCGACAAATGTGATAACGAGGAGCCACCATTGCGAGAGATCAGTCCGGCCCACTTTGTACGGTGTCACCTCGTTGAACCCCAAGGAGGTGTGCAATGA
- a CDS encoding ATP-binding cassette domain-containing protein translates to MSQPLLEVKNLRVRFPVTGGVLQRKVAEVKAVDGVSFAIERGETLGLVGESGCGKTTVGRALINILKHVSPGVELDGEVIYVDKNGTRTDLLHLSKRDMIAFRSKIQMIFQDPYSSLNARLSVKQIIAEPLEIHMPEMSKQQVDEKVMWLLERVGLQPEYAGRYPHEFSGGQRQRIGIARALATNPDLIICDEPVSALDVSVQAQVINLMEDLQKEFGMSYLFIAHDLSVVYHISKRIAVMYLGNVAEIGTANQVYFDPVHPYSKALISAIPEPDPTRKNKERVVLQGDIPTPLNKPSGCGFRTRCPIARPECAVNVPELLTKGNGAQVACPFV, encoded by the coding sequence ATGAGTCAGCCCCTTCTCGAGGTCAAGAACCTCCGCGTCCGCTTCCCGGTCACCGGCGGAGTGTTGCAGCGTAAGGTAGCGGAAGTAAAGGCCGTTGACGGCGTCTCCTTCGCCATCGAACGCGGCGAAACGCTCGGACTCGTTGGTGAATCCGGATGTGGTAAGACAACAGTTGGTCGCGCCCTCATCAACATCCTCAAACACGTCTCTCCCGGTGTTGAGCTTGATGGGGAAGTGATCTACGTTGATAAGAACGGTACACGAACGGATCTTCTGCATCTTTCGAAGCGCGACATGATCGCGTTCCGTTCGAAGATCCAGATGATCTTCCAAGACCCGTATTCATCGTTGAATGCTCGGTTGTCGGTGAAGCAGATCATTGCAGAGCCCCTTGAGATCCACATGCCGGAGATGTCGAAGCAGCAGGTGGATGAGAAGGTGATGTGGCTCTTGGAACGAGTTGGACTTCAACCCGAATATGCCGGACGCTATCCGCACGAATTCTCTGGCGGACAACGTCAACGTATCGGCATTGCACGTGCACTGGCCACAAACCCTGATCTCATCATCTGCGACGAACCAGTTTCAGCGCTTGATGTATCTGTGCAGGCCCAGGTGATCAACCTGATGGAGGATCTGCAAAAAGAGTTCGGGATGTCCTACCTCTTCATCGCACACGATCTCTCCGTGGTCTATCACATCTCCAAGCGGATCGCTGTGATGTATCTCGGGAACGTAGCGGAGATCGGCACTGCCAATCAAGTGTACTTCGATCCCGTGCACCCGTACTCCAAAGCCTTGATCTCAGCCATTCCGGAACCCGATCCCACGCGCAAGAACAAAGAACGCGTCGTGCTCCAGGGAGATATTCCAACGCCTCTCAACAAACCAAGCGGCTGCGGATTCAGAACACGTTGCCCGATCGCACGTCCTGAATGTGCTGTGAACGTACCGGAGCTTCTTACCAAGGGCAATGGAGCCCAGGTGGCATGTCCGTTCGTCTAA
- a CDS encoding energy transducer TonB, with the protein MSVRLTLVAVGLVVLSTLAIADEWVLFGQAIVEPKDIEQLSKHCSVLPPRSIPVVDSVLPASFSFIVEISKDGIRPLHKKSEHPSIRIIAQWYADRCVLRVPIRGKRKFTISCTDSIFSSACRFFTDLDLKSYQLAWNYPGPVSVVRDTNDSKIYPELRPPSHDENALALSIKYPEEARRINLEGMVLVGALLSETGCLEKIQIIESDNTVFDQSAIDAVRRVKFTPAFQNGKPVRCWVRVPIKFSLHD; encoded by the coding sequence ATGTCCGTTCGTCTAACACTTGTTGCTGTAGGCCTCGTTGTCTTGTCAACGTTGGCTATAGCAGACGAGTGGGTGCTATTTGGACAAGCCATTGTAGAACCAAAGGACATTGAACAACTGTCCAAACACTGTAGTGTACTACCACCGCGATCTATTCCAGTTGTAGATAGTGTCCTCCCTGCTTCGTTCTCATTCATCGTAGAGATATCAAAGGACGGTATACGTCCTTTACATAAGAAGTCAGAACATCCATCAATACGGATCATTGCCCAGTGGTATGCAGATCGATGCGTCCTTCGTGTGCCTATTCGTGGAAAAAGGAAGTTCACTATCAGCTGTACAGATTCCATTTTCAGCAGTGCATGCAGGTTCTTTACTGATCTGGATCTCAAGTCGTATCAATTAGCCTGGAATTACCCAGGACCCGTTTCGGTCGTAAGAGACACCAACGATTCGAAAATCTATCCTGAGTTGCGTCCGCCATCGCATGATGAAAACGCTCTCGCTTTATCGATAAAGTATCCGGAAGAGGCCCGTCGGATTAATCTGGAAGGAATGGTTCTTGTGGGTGCACTTCTCAGTGAGACCGGCTGTCTTGAGAAGATTCAAATCATTGAGTCTGATAACACAGTGTTTGATCAGAGTGCTATTGATGCAGTCCGTCGCGTGAAGTTTACTCCTGCATTTCAGAACGGAAAGCCTGTCCGCTGTTGGGTTCGCGTTCCAATAAAATTCTCTTTACACGATTAG
- a CDS encoding TraB/GumN family protein yields the protein MIRIVCALSLLFGSFLHSAELPNSLLWKVTSPQGAVSHVFGTIHLQDSSVFRQRDTVLSLVRTCRTYASEMHLDSVMAMMQPSVLFLSGKTLYDLADSADVKRICAALQSRVPSMSPLCTRLKPGAIGMLLSFGAVEQTAPVAMDQFLWDLAKQHKPLLIGLETLDEQIAVIDQLTAQMLIDHLENIVHEDSLALILPRHYANEDLNALAAITDDTTEAYSGIVESLNDDRNVVMVQRMKQMLTTGDAFIAIGALHLTGEKSILLLLEKEGYRVEPVLGGKRSQWLFNEFGDD from the coding sequence GTGATACGAATCGTTTGTGCGCTGAGTCTTCTGTTCGGTTCTTTCCTTCATAGCGCGGAGCTCCCAAATAGTCTGCTGTGGAAGGTCACTTCTCCTCAGGGGGCTGTCAGTCACGTATTCGGCACGATCCACCTGCAGGACTCTTCGGTATTCCGTCAGCGTGATACCGTTTTGAGTCTCGTCAGAACATGTCGCACCTATGCATCGGAAATGCACCTCGATTCAGTGATGGCGATGATGCAGCCGTCGGTGCTGTTTCTTTCCGGGAAGACCCTATATGATCTTGCAGACAGCGCCGATGTGAAGCGCATATGTGCTGCCCTGCAGTCGAGAGTACCCTCTATGTCGCCCCTATGCACGCGATTGAAGCCGGGCGCGATCGGCATGTTGCTGTCCTTCGGTGCGGTTGAGCAAACAGCTCCTGTTGCCATGGATCAGTTCTTATGGGACCTTGCCAAGCAACACAAGCCCCTTCTCATCGGACTTGAGACGTTGGATGAACAGATCGCCGTGATCGATCAATTGACGGCGCAAATGCTCATCGATCATCTGGAGAACATCGTCCACGAGGACTCCTTGGCGTTGATCCTTCCTCGACACTATGCCAACGAAGATCTCAATGCCCTAGCAGCAATCACAGATGACACAACCGAAGCGTACTCTGGGATCGTTGAGTCGCTCAACGATGATCGCAACGTTGTGATGGTGCAACGCATGAAACAAATGCTCACCACCGGCGATGCCTTCATTGCCATCGGTGCCCTACATCTCACCGGCGAAAAGAGCATTCTGCTCCTGCTCGAAAAAGAAGGCTATCGCGTTGAGCCTGTGCTCGGCGGCAAGAGATCGCAATGGCTCTTTAACGAATTCGGTGATGACTAG